A section of the bacterium SCSIO 12696 genome encodes:
- the asd gene encoding aspartate-semialdehyde dehydrogenase — protein MKRVGLVGWRGMVGSVLMERMRAENDFADIEPVFFTTSQVGQEGPTEATETLKDATDISELSAMDIIVTCQGGDYTKAVYPQLRESGWNGYWIDAASALRMDDSALIVLDPVNLDVIKNGIAGGVKNFIGGNCTVSLMLMAMGGLFRNGVVDWVSAMTYQAASGAGARNMRELISQMGVLRDNVAVELDNPASAILDIDRKVANTMRSDSFPTDNFGAPLAGSLLPWIDVELESGQSKEEWKAQVETNKILQGHKTIPVDGVCVRIGAMRCHSQALTVKLNRDVPMDEVESMLAEANDWVQVVPNHRDDTLRDLTPTAVTGHLHIPVGRLRKMHMGGEYLSAFTVGDQLLWGAAEPLRRMLRILLEA, from the coding sequence ATGAAACGAGTAGGTCTAGTAGGTTGGCGCGGCATGGTGGGCTCCGTATTGATGGAGCGCATGCGTGCCGAGAACGATTTTGCCGATATCGAACCGGTATTTTTTACCACCTCCCAGGTAGGGCAGGAAGGCCCGACAGAGGCGACTGAAACCCTCAAGGACGCTACCGACATTAGCGAACTCAGCGCTATGGATATTATCGTTACCTGTCAAGGTGGCGATTACACCAAGGCAGTGTACCCGCAACTGCGTGAATCCGGCTGGAACGGCTACTGGATTGACGCTGCCTCGGCACTGCGTATGGACGACAGCGCCTTGATCGTACTGGATCCGGTGAATCTGGACGTGATCAAGAACGGCATCGCCGGTGGTGTGAAAAACTTTATTGGCGGTAACTGCACCGTCAGCCTGATGCTGATGGCCATGGGCGGTCTGTTCAGAAATGGCGTGGTGGATTGGGTTAGTGCCATGACTTACCAAGCGGCTTCCGGGGCCGGCGCCCGTAATATGCGCGAGCTGATCAGCCAGATGGGTGTGCTGCGCGATAACGTTGCTGTAGAGCTGGATAATCCGGCGTCTGCCATTTTGGATATCGATCGCAAGGTGGCCAATACCATGCGTAGCGACAGTTTCCCCACCGACAATTTTGGCGCGCCACTGGCCGGTAGTCTGCTGCCTTGGATTGATGTAGAGCTGGAAAGCGGTCAATCCAAAGAAGAGTGGAAAGCTCAGGTGGAGACCAACAAAATTCTGCAAGGTCACAAAACCATTCCTGTGGACGGGGTTTGTGTCCGCATTGGCGCCATGCGTTGCCACAGCCAGGCGCTGACGGTAAAACTCAACCGCGATGTGCCCATGGACGAAGTGGAATCCATGCTGGCGGAAGCCAATGACTGGGTGCAGGTGGTGCCCAATCACCGCGACGATACTCTGCGCGACCTCACCCCAACGGCGGTAACCGGCCACTTGCATATCCCGGTTGGGCGTTTGCGCAAAATGCACATGGGTGGTGAATACCTGTCGGCCTTTACGGTGGGTGACCAGCTGTTGTGGGGTGCCGCCGAGCCGCTGCGCCGTATGCTTCGCATCCTGTTGGAAGCATAG
- the leuB gene encoding 3-isopropylmalate dehydrogenase: MSKKVLILPGDGIGPEIVTEAERVLRAADEKFNLGLDIDHGLLGGSAIDQHGAPYPEETSAKAKAADAILLGAVGGPKWDNIERSIRPERGLLGIRSELELFGNLRPAILYPQLADASSLKPEVVSGLDILIVRELTGGIYFGTPRGIRELENGEREGYNTYKYSESEIRRIGVVAFESARKRNGRVCSVDKANVLEATILWREIMEEVAKDYPDVELSHMYVDNAAMQLVRAPKQFDVMVTGNMFGDILSDAAAMLTGSIGMLPSASLDASGKGMYEPCHGSAPDIAGQGIANPLATILSAAMMLRYSLDMSAAADAIESAVNTVLDKGLRTADIYTDGDVKVSTSEMGAAVVEALAAQ, encoded by the coding sequence ATGAGCAAAAAAGTTCTAATTCTGCCCGGCGATGGTATCGGCCCGGAAATTGTCACCGAAGCGGAGCGCGTGCTGCGTGCTGCGGATGAAAAATTTAACCTGGGTTTGGATATTGATCATGGCCTGTTGGGTGGTTCAGCCATTGATCAACACGGTGCACCTTACCCGGAAGAAACCTCCGCCAAGGCTAAAGCGGCAGACGCCATTTTGCTGGGCGCTGTGGGTGGCCCCAAATGGGACAATATCGAGCGCAGCATTCGCCCGGAGCGTGGTCTGCTGGGTATTCGTTCTGAGTTGGAGCTGTTTGGCAACCTGCGCCCTGCGATTCTCTATCCGCAGCTGGCGGATGCCTCTTCCCTGAAGCCAGAAGTGGTATCCGGGCTGGATATTCTGATTGTGCGTGAGCTCACCGGTGGCATTTACTTTGGTACCCCGCGGGGTATTCGCGAGCTGGAGAACGGTGAGCGCGAAGGCTACAACACTTATAAATACAGCGAGTCGGAGATTCGCCGCATTGGCGTGGTGGCCTTTGAATCCGCTCGCAAGCGCAATGGCCGGGTTTGCTCTGTCGACAAAGCCAATGTGCTGGAAGCCACTATTCTGTGGCGCGAAATTATGGAAGAAGTGGCCAAAGACTACCCGGACGTGGAATTGAGCCATATGTACGTGGACAACGCCGCCATGCAGCTGGTGCGGGCGCCCAAGCAGTTCGATGTGATGGTGACCGGCAATATGTTTGGCGATATTCTGTCTGATGCCGCCGCCATGCTTACGGGTTCTATCGGTATGCTGCCTTCGGCTTCTCTGGATGCCAGCGGCAAGGGCATGTACGAACCCTGTCACGGCTCCGCCCCGGATATTGCTGGGCAAGGCATTGCCAATCCGTTGGCGACCATTCTTTCTGCTGCCATGATGTTGCGTTACTCGCTGGATATGAGTGCTGCGGCGGATGCCATTGAAAGTGCGGTTAACACCGTGCTGGATAAAGGTCTGCGCACCGCCGATATTTACACCGATGGCGATGTCAAAGTCTCCACCAGTGAAATGGGTGCTGCAGTTGTTGAGGCGTTGGCTGCCCAGTAA
- the leuD gene encoding 3-isopropylmalate dehydratase small subunit, whose protein sequence is MEKFTVLQGIAAPMDRANVDTDMIIPKQFLKSIKRTGFGVNLFDELRYLDEGYPGQDCSMRPINEDFALNKPRYNGASILLARENFGCGSSREHAPWALVDYGFRAILAPSYADIFFNNSFKNGLLPIVLEENIVDDLFKSTEANDGYQLTIDLDAQLIKRPDGDDIPFDVDPFRKHCLLNGLDDIGLTLQDADAIREFEGGWKQQCPWLFGAIK, encoded by the coding sequence ATGGAAAAATTCACCGTTCTGCAAGGTATCGCCGCGCCCATGGATCGCGCCAATGTGGATACCGATATGATTATCCCCAAGCAGTTCCTCAAATCCATTAAGCGCACCGGCTTTGGTGTGAACCTGTTTGATGAATTGCGTTATCTGGACGAAGGCTATCCGGGGCAGGATTGCAGTATGCGTCCAATTAACGAAGATTTTGCCTTGAATAAACCCCGCTATAATGGCGCTTCCATTCTGCTGGCGCGGGAAAACTTTGGTTGCGGTTCCAGCCGCGAACACGCCCCATGGGCACTGGTGGATTACGGTTTTCGCGCCATTCTTGCTCCCAGTTATGCGGATATTTTCTTCAATAACAGCTTTAAAAATGGCCTCTTACCCATTGTTTTGGAAGAAAATATAGTTGACGATTTATTTAAGTCGACTGAAGCCAACGACGGCTATCAGTTGACCATTGATCTGGACGCCCAGCTGATCAAGCGCCCGGACGGCGACGACATTCCCTTCGACGTAGACCCGTTCCGCAAACACTGTTTGCTCAATGGCTTGGACGATATCGGTTTGACCTTGCAAGACGCAGACGCCATTCGTGAGTTTGAAGGTGGTTGGAAACAGCAATGCCCTTGGTTGTTTGGGGCGATTAAGTAA
- the leuC gene encoding 3-isopropylmalate dehydratase large subunit, whose product MAGKTLYDKLWDAHLVKQRDDGTALIYIDRQLLHEVTSPQAFEGLRLANRQPWRVDANLATPDHNVPTTSAERLAGVDGIEDETSRIQVKTLDENCDEFGIVEHGINDPGQGIVHVVGPEQGATLPGMTVVCGDSHTSTHGALGALAHGIGTSEVEHVLATQCLIQRKMKNMLVRVDGKLGAGVTPKDVVLAIIGKIGTAGGNGCAIEFGGQVFRDMSMEGRLTVCNMSIEAGARAGMVAVDDTTIEYVKGREYAPKGDDWDKAVAYWNTLHSDADAEFDIVVELDGADIKPQVSWGTSPEMVLPVDATVPNPEDESDPVKSNGISRALEYMGLEAGQDISSIPVDRVFIGSCTNSRLEDLREAAAVAKGRKVADSVKQVLIVPGSQAVKAKAEAEGLDKVFTDAGMEWREPGCSMCLAMNADKLGNGEHCASTSNRNFEGRQGFGGRTHLVSPAMAAAAAIAGHFTDVRQMMEA is encoded by the coding sequence ATGGCGGGTAAAACCCTTTACGACAAGTTGTGGGATGCACACTTGGTCAAGCAGCGCGACGACGGTACTGCGCTGATTTATATCGATCGACAATTGCTGCACGAAGTCACCTCGCCTCAAGCTTTTGAGGGTCTACGCCTGGCGAACCGCCAGCCCTGGCGAGTGGATGCCAACCTGGCTACCCCGGATCACAATGTACCCACCACCAGTGCCGAGCGCCTGGCCGGTGTGGATGGCATTGAAGACGAAACCTCTCGTATTCAGGTAAAAACTCTGGACGAAAACTGCGACGAGTTCGGTATTGTTGAGCACGGCATCAATGACCCTGGTCAGGGCATTGTTCACGTAGTGGGCCCGGAGCAGGGCGCTACCTTGCCGGGAATGACCGTGGTTTGTGGCGATTCTCATACCTCCACCCATGGCGCGTTGGGCGCCCTGGCTCACGGTATTGGTACTTCTGAAGTGGAACACGTACTGGCGACCCAGTGCCTGATTCAGCGCAAAATGAAAAATATGCTGGTGCGTGTGGACGGCAAACTGGGCGCGGGTGTTACGCCCAAAGATGTGGTGCTGGCCATTATTGGCAAAATTGGCACTGCGGGTGGTAACGGTTGCGCTATCGAATTCGGTGGCCAAGTGTTCCGTGATATGTCGATGGAAGGGCGCCTGACAGTGTGCAATATGTCCATTGAGGCGGGTGCTCGTGCCGGCATGGTGGCAGTGGACGATACTACGATCGAATACGTCAAAGGCCGTGAGTACGCTCCCAAAGGAGACGATTGGGACAAGGCAGTGGCCTATTGGAACACTTTACACAGCGATGCGGACGCCGAGTTTGATATTGTGGTAGAGCTGGACGGTGCTGACATCAAGCCGCAAGTGTCCTGGGGTACTTCGCCAGAGATGGTATTGCCAGTGGACGCCACCGTGCCCAACCCTGAAGACGAAAGCGACCCGGTGAAAAGCAATGGCATCAGCCGCGCCCTGGAGTACATGGGCCTGGAAGCGGGGCAGGATATCAGCAGCATCCCGGTAGATCGGGTGTTTATCGGTTCTTGCACTAACTCTCGCCTGGAAGATCTGCGCGAAGCTGCGGCGGTGGCCAAAGGCCGCAAGGTGGCAGATTCCGTTAAACAAGTGCTGATTGTGCCTGGCTCACAAGCGGTGAAAGCCAAAGCAGAGGCAGAGGGGCTGGATAAAGTCTTTACCGATGCCGGTATGGAATGGCGCGAACCCGGTTGCTCCATGTGCCTGGCCATGAATGCGGATAAACTGGGTAATGGCGAGCATTGCGCTTCCACCAGTAACCGTAACTTTGAGGGCCGTCAGGGCTTTGGCGGTCGAACTCATCTGGTGAGTCCCGCTATGGCGGCAGCCGCGGCCATTGCCGGCCACTTCACCGATGTTCGCCAGATGATGGAGGCGTAA